Proteins encoded together in one Equus asinus isolate D_3611 breed Donkey chromosome 12, EquAss-T2T_v2, whole genome shotgun sequence window:
- the KIFC2 gene encoding kinesin-like protein KIFC2 isoform X2, producing the protein MYAFYSLLIYIFYSLFRRDGGAAGPADPGDPAQRARSKPGGRRRPDQPTAELWTELTGLVGCSESEDGPVGGAEGRATEVSLEEALVRLAEFLSAQLGAEESCGNPPDVTKPGDVPLLLTVTGQLLALLAWIRSPRGRQALPQGTQSASGVQPSTPAGPPSQEESPSLSPRGETQGQQSPQLEEDQRAWQRLEQLILGQLEELKQQLELQEEELGRLRLGVGATDSEKRVQHLTLENEALKQSLSLTRDLLLHWGPGPPTRAPQDEAEALVELQGRLQEAQDTTEALRVQLGVQEVQLQGLRGALRQLQQETEQNCRRELQQMHGQLAGLRARMASLRQGCGDLRGLVSTFTQSCQGSLSEAQGQVSWALGALSARGAGTQLPEEQQRTPTGCPGRLLELKGNIRVLCRLRPGTPSSLVCSEPGPGGSVTTCYRGRQHRFHLDWVFPPDASQEEVFRELEPAVLSCLRGYSVCIFTYGQTGTGKTYSMEGPPEDPGIAPRALQSLFREMGTGGQHRVTLSMVEIYNEAVRDLLAPGPPERLAVRQGPAGQGGIQVAGLTYWDVPNLETLHQMLSLGRSNRATAATAMNQHSSRSHAMVTLTLRAAFPPRGPGPAGTLHLVDLAGSERAWKAGAAGTARGDSDGAQRLREARTINRSLLALGGVMAALRARRPHVPFRDSQLTRLLQPALGPGATAVLLLQPSKPRPRQRLQLGPRAPGGPALVILPRESRVALLSAEAAKFLHPNNLLDLLGAHCPPNSQSCPSPRPARRSVKPGK; encoded by the exons ATGTACGCCTTCTACTCGCTGCTCATCTACATCTTCTACAGCCTCTTCCGCAGGGatggcggggccgcggggcccgCCGACCCCGGGGACCCGGCGCAG AGGGCCCGCAGCAAGCCCGGGGGTCGCCGCCGCCCCGACCAGCCCACGGCAGAACTGTGGACCGAGCTGACCGGCTTGGTCG GCTGCTCTGAGTCTGAGGATGGGCCGGTCGGGGGAGCCGAGGGCCGCGCAACCGAGGTCTCCTTGGAAGAGGCTCTGGTGCGTCTTGCGGAGTTCCTCTCGGCCCAGCTGGGGGCGGAAGAGAGCTGCGGGAATCCTCCAGACGTGACCAAG CCTGGTGATGTTCCCCTACTGTTGACGGTGACCGGTCAGCTTTTGGCCCTCTTGGCATGGATTCGGAGCCCCAGGGGAAggcaggccctgccccaggggaCTCAGTCAGCCTCGGGGGTGCAACCCTCAACTCCCGCTG GGCCCCCATCCCAAGAAGAAAGCCCTTCCCTTTCACCAAGGGGTGAGACCCAGGGGCAACAGTCCCCCCAGTTGGAAGAGGACCAGAGAGCTTGGCAGCGGCTGGAACAGCTCATCCTTGGACAG ctGGAAGAACTGAAGCAGCAGCTAGAactgcaggaggaggagctgggccgGCTGCGCCTGGGAGTG GGGGCGACAGACTCGGAGAAGAGGGTTCAGCACCTTACTCTGGAGAACGAGGccctgaagcagagcctgagccTCACTCGGGACCTCCTGCTGCACTGGGGCCCCGGCCCCCCCACCAGGGCCCCCCAG GATGAGGCAGAGGCACTAGTGGAGCTTCAGGGCCGGCTTCAGGAGGCCCAGGACACCACAGAAGCTCTCCGAGTCCAG CTGGGGGTGCAGGAGGTGCAGCTGCAGGGCCTTCGGGGGGCCCTCCGGCAGCTCCAGCAGGAGACTGAGCAGAACTGCAGAAGGGAGCTGCAGCAGATGCATGGGCAGCTGGCAG GACTCCGGGCACGCATGGCCAGCCTGCGTCAGGGCTGTGGGGACCTCCGAGGATTGGTCAGCACCTTCACGCAGAGCTGTCAGGGTTCGTTGAGCGAGGCCCAGGGCCAG GTATCCTGGGCCCTGGGAGCACTGTCAGCCAGAGGGGCTGGGACTCAGCTCCCTGAGGAGCAGCAGAGGACCCCAACTGGATGCCCAGGGCGACTGCTGGAGCTCAAGG GAAATATCCGTGTGCTGTGTCGGCTGAGGCCAGGAACACCCTCCAGCCTGGTGTGCTCAGAGCCCGGCCCGGGTGGCAGTGTCACCACCTGTTATCGAGGGCGCCAGCATCGCTTCCATCTGGACTGGGTCTTCCCTCCAGATGCCAGCCAGGAGGAG GTCTTCAGGGAGCTGGAGCCGGCTGTGCTGTCCTGCCTTCGAGGCTACAGTGTCTGCATTTTCACCTATGGTCAGACAGGGACTGGGAAGACCTACAGCATGGAG GGCCCACCCGAGGACCCTGGCATAGCTCCTAGGGCGCTGCAGTCATTGTTCCGGGAGATGGGGACCGGAGGTCAGCACCGCGTGACCCTCAGCATGGTGGAGATCTACAACGAGGCTGTCAG GGACCTCCTAGCCCCAGGGCCTCCCGAGCGCCTGGCCGTGAGGCAGGGCCCAGCAGGCCAAGGGGGGATCCAGGTGGCTGGCCTCACCTACTGGGACGTGCCCAACCTGGAGACGCTGCACCAG ATGCTGAGCCTAGGGAGGAGCAACCGGGCCACCGCCGCCACCGCCATGAACCAGCACAGCTCCCGTTCGCACGCGATGGTCACGCTGACGCTGCGCGCGGCGTTCCCACCGCGCGGTCCGGGCCCCGCAG GCACGCTGCACCTGGTGGACCTGGCGGGATCCGAGCGTGCCTGGAAGGCGGGGGCGGCCGGCACGGCGCGGGGAGACTCGGACGGCGCCCAGCGTCTGCGGGAGGCCCGGACCATCAACCGCTCGCTGTTGGCGCTGGGAGGCGTGATGGCTGCGCTGCGGGCCCGCCGGCCACACGTGCCCTTCCGCGATTCGCAGCTCACGCGCCTGCTGCAGCCGGCGCTCGGTCCCGGCGCGACTGCCGTGCTGCTGCTGCAG CCCTCCAAGCCCCGGCCCCGACAGCGGCTCCAGCTCGGCCCTCGTGCCCCCGGAGGACCTGCCCTCGTAATcctgcccagggagtctagggtCGCACTTCTGTCGGCGGAGGCAGCGAAGTTTCTACACCCAAACAACCTTCTTGACCTTTTGGGGGCCCACTGCCCCCCAAACTCCCAGAGttgcccctccccccgccccgcgaGGAGGAGTGTTAAGCCTGGAAAATGA
- the KIFC2 gene encoding kinesin-like protein KIFC2 isoform X1 — MYAFYSLLIYIFYSLFRRDGGAAGPADPGDPAQRARSKPGGRRRPDQPTAELWTELTGLVGCSESEDGPVGGAEGRATEVSLEEALVRLAEFLSAQLGAEESCGNPPDVTKPGDVPLLLTVTGQLLALLAWIRSPRGRQALPQGTQSASGVQPSTPAGPPSQEESPSLSPRGETQGQQSPQLEEDQRAWQRLEQLILGQLEELKQQLELQEEELGRLRLGVGATDSEKRVQHLTLENEALKQSLSLTRDLLLHWGPGPPTRAPQDEAEALVELQGRLQEAQDTTEALRVQLGVQEVQLQGLRGALRQLQQETEQNCRRELQQMHGQLAGLRARMASLRQGCGDLRGLVSTFTQSCQGSLSEAQGQVSWALGALSARGAGTQLPEEQQRTPTGCPGRLLELKGNIRVLCRLRPGTPSSLVCSEPGPGGSVTTCYRGRQHRFHLDWVFPPDASQEEVFRELEPAVLSCLRGYSVCIFTYGQTGTGKTYSMEGPPEDPGIAPRALQSLFREMGTGGQHRVTLSMVEIYNEAVRDLLAPGPPERLAVRQGPAGQGGIQVAGLTYWDVPNLETLHQMLSLGRSNRATAATAMNQHSSRSHAMVTLTLRAAFPPRGPGPAGTLHLVDLAGSERAWKAGAAGTARGDSDGAQRLREARTINRSLLALGGVMAALRARRPHVPFRDSQLTRLLQPALGPGATAVLLLQISTRPEDLGETVCSLKFAERVGQVELGPARRRRAPRSGTPSSLSTDTPLTGTPCTPTPPPGSPPSPGPDSGSSSALVPPEDLPS, encoded by the exons ATGTACGCCTTCTACTCGCTGCTCATCTACATCTTCTACAGCCTCTTCCGCAGGGatggcggggccgcggggcccgCCGACCCCGGGGACCCGGCGCAG AGGGCCCGCAGCAAGCCCGGGGGTCGCCGCCGCCCCGACCAGCCCACGGCAGAACTGTGGACCGAGCTGACCGGCTTGGTCG GCTGCTCTGAGTCTGAGGATGGGCCGGTCGGGGGAGCCGAGGGCCGCGCAACCGAGGTCTCCTTGGAAGAGGCTCTGGTGCGTCTTGCGGAGTTCCTCTCGGCCCAGCTGGGGGCGGAAGAGAGCTGCGGGAATCCTCCAGACGTGACCAAG CCTGGTGATGTTCCCCTACTGTTGACGGTGACCGGTCAGCTTTTGGCCCTCTTGGCATGGATTCGGAGCCCCAGGGGAAggcaggccctgccccaggggaCTCAGTCAGCCTCGGGGGTGCAACCCTCAACTCCCGCTG GGCCCCCATCCCAAGAAGAAAGCCCTTCCCTTTCACCAAGGGGTGAGACCCAGGGGCAACAGTCCCCCCAGTTGGAAGAGGACCAGAGAGCTTGGCAGCGGCTGGAACAGCTCATCCTTGGACAG ctGGAAGAACTGAAGCAGCAGCTAGAactgcaggaggaggagctgggccgGCTGCGCCTGGGAGTG GGGGCGACAGACTCGGAGAAGAGGGTTCAGCACCTTACTCTGGAGAACGAGGccctgaagcagagcctgagccTCACTCGGGACCTCCTGCTGCACTGGGGCCCCGGCCCCCCCACCAGGGCCCCCCAG GATGAGGCAGAGGCACTAGTGGAGCTTCAGGGCCGGCTTCAGGAGGCCCAGGACACCACAGAAGCTCTCCGAGTCCAG CTGGGGGTGCAGGAGGTGCAGCTGCAGGGCCTTCGGGGGGCCCTCCGGCAGCTCCAGCAGGAGACTGAGCAGAACTGCAGAAGGGAGCTGCAGCAGATGCATGGGCAGCTGGCAG GACTCCGGGCACGCATGGCCAGCCTGCGTCAGGGCTGTGGGGACCTCCGAGGATTGGTCAGCACCTTCACGCAGAGCTGTCAGGGTTCGTTGAGCGAGGCCCAGGGCCAG GTATCCTGGGCCCTGGGAGCACTGTCAGCCAGAGGGGCTGGGACTCAGCTCCCTGAGGAGCAGCAGAGGACCCCAACTGGATGCCCAGGGCGACTGCTGGAGCTCAAGG GAAATATCCGTGTGCTGTGTCGGCTGAGGCCAGGAACACCCTCCAGCCTGGTGTGCTCAGAGCCCGGCCCGGGTGGCAGTGTCACCACCTGTTATCGAGGGCGCCAGCATCGCTTCCATCTGGACTGGGTCTTCCCTCCAGATGCCAGCCAGGAGGAG GTCTTCAGGGAGCTGGAGCCGGCTGTGCTGTCCTGCCTTCGAGGCTACAGTGTCTGCATTTTCACCTATGGTCAGACAGGGACTGGGAAGACCTACAGCATGGAG GGCCCACCCGAGGACCCTGGCATAGCTCCTAGGGCGCTGCAGTCATTGTTCCGGGAGATGGGGACCGGAGGTCAGCACCGCGTGACCCTCAGCATGGTGGAGATCTACAACGAGGCTGTCAG GGACCTCCTAGCCCCAGGGCCTCCCGAGCGCCTGGCCGTGAGGCAGGGCCCAGCAGGCCAAGGGGGGATCCAGGTGGCTGGCCTCACCTACTGGGACGTGCCCAACCTGGAGACGCTGCACCAG ATGCTGAGCCTAGGGAGGAGCAACCGGGCCACCGCCGCCACCGCCATGAACCAGCACAGCTCCCGTTCGCACGCGATGGTCACGCTGACGCTGCGCGCGGCGTTCCCACCGCGCGGTCCGGGCCCCGCAG GCACGCTGCACCTGGTGGACCTGGCGGGATCCGAGCGTGCCTGGAAGGCGGGGGCGGCCGGCACGGCGCGGGGAGACTCGGACGGCGCCCAGCGTCTGCGGGAGGCCCGGACCATCAACCGCTCGCTGTTGGCGCTGGGAGGCGTGATGGCTGCGCTGCGGGCCCGCCGGCCACACGTGCCCTTCCGCGATTCGCAGCTCACGCGCCTGCTGCAGCCGGCGCTCGGTCCCGGCGCGACTGCCGTGCTGCTGCTGCAG ATCTCCACGCGGCCCGAGGACCTCGGCGAGACTGTGTGCTCGCTCAAGTTCGCCGAGCGAGTGGGCCAAGTggagctggggccggcccggcgcCGCAGGGCCCCGCGCTCCGGGACGCCCTCCTCGCTCAGCACCGACACACCACTCACTGGAACCCCCTGTACCCCCACGCCACCCCCCGGCAGCCCTCCAAGCCCCGGCCCCGACAGCGGCTCCAGCTCGGCCCTCGTGCCCCCGGAGGACCTGCCCTCGTAA
- the FOXH1 gene encoding forkhead box protein H1, with amino-acid sequence MIKGPARLPPPGLRPRPCLATLPQCPAPSTGQASAHVVGFPCMGPCSNPRLGLPGAESASQPPKRRKKRYLRHDKPPYTYLAMIALVIQAAPSRRLKLAQIIRQVQAVFPFFRDDYEGWKDSIRHNLSSNRCFRKVPKDPAKPQAKGNFWAVDVSLIPAEALRLQNTALCRRWQSRGVRGAFAKDLGPYVLHGRPYRPPSPQPPPSEGFSIKSLLGDPGEEAPRSSPGLAGSTRSGEDVVPTQPLPSERSLWPLCPLPGPMRAEGEASQGRTSRPSPLSPQPRTWPLHLLQGTPDSGGLASGGHRASLWGQLPTSYLPTYTPNVVMPLAPLPPTSCPQCPPSTSPAYWGVAPETHGPPGLLWDLDALFQGVPPNKSIYDVWISHPRDLAAPTPGWLLSWYSL; translated from the exons ATGATAAAGGGTCCGGCCCGCCTGCCCCCGCCCGGCCTCAGGCCCCGGCCCTGCCTCGCCACACTGCCCCAGTGCCCTGCGCCCTCCACGGGCCAGGCCTCTGCCCACGTTGTCGGCTTCCCCTGCATGGGGCCCTGCAGCAACCCACGCCTGGGGCTCCCCGGGGCGGAGTCGGCCTCCCAGCCCcccaagaggaggaagaagagatacCTGCGGCATGACAAGCCCCCCTACACCTACTTGGCCATGATCGCCCTGGTGATCCAGGCCGCACCCTCCCGCAGGCTGAAGCTGGCCCAG ATCATCCGTCAGGTCCAGGCCGTGTTCCCCTTCTTCAGGGACGACTACGAGGGCTGGAAGGACTCCATCCGCCACAACCTCTCCTCCAACCGATGCTTCCGCAAG GTGCCCAAGGATCCTGCGAAGCCCCAGGCCAAGGGCAACTTCTGGGCGGTCGACGTGAGCCTGATCCCCGCCGAGGCGCTGCGGCTGCAGAACACGGCCCTGTGCCGGCGCTGGCAGAGCAGGGGCGTGCGGGGGGCCTTCGCCAAGGATCTGGGCCCCTACGTGCTGCACGGCCGGCCCTACCGGCCGCCCAGTCCCCAACCTCCGCCTAGCGAGGGCTTCAGCATAAAGTCTCTGCTAGGGGACCCCGGGGAGGAGGCGCCACGGAGCAGCCCAGGTCTGGCAGGCTCCACGCGCAGTGGGGAGGACGTGGTGCCCACTCAGCCCCTGCCCTCTGAGAGGTCTCTGTGGCCCCTTTGCCCCCTCCCCGGGCCCATGAGAGCAGAAGGGGAGGCTTCCCAGGGGAGAACCAGCAGGCCCTCGCCCCTTTCCCCTCAGCCCAGAACCTGGCCCCTCCACTTACTGCAAGGTACCCCAGACTCTGGGGGACTGGCCAGTGGGGGCCACAGGGCCTCACTTTGGGGGCAGCTACCCACCTCCTACTTGCCCACCTACACTCCCAACGTGGTAATGCCCTTGGCTCCACTACCACCCACATCCTGTCCCCAGTGCCCACCATCAACCAGCCCAGCCTACTGGGGGGTGGCTCCTGAAACCCATGGCCCCCCAGGGCTGCTCTGGGATCTAGATGCACTCTTCCAAGGGGTGCCACCCAACAAGAGCATCTACGATGTGTGGATTAGCCACCCCCGGGAcctggctgcccccaccccaggctggctACTCTCCTGGTACAGCCTGTGA
- the KIFC2 gene encoding kinesin-like protein KIFC2 isoform X3, which translates to MYAFYSLLIYIFYSLFRRDGGAAGPADPGDPAQRARSKPGGRRRPDQPTAELWTELTGLVGCSESEDGPVGGAEGRATEVSLEEALVRLAEFLSAQLGAEESCGNPPDVTKPGDVPLLLTVTGQLLALLAWIRSPRGRQALPQGTQSASGVQPSTPAGPPSQEESPSLSPRGETQGQQSPQLEEDQRAWQRLEQLILGQLEELKQQLELQEEELGRLRLGVGATDSEKRVQHLTLENEALKQSLSLTRDLLLHWGPGPPTRAPQDEAEALVELQGRLQEAQDTTEALRVQLGVQEVQLQGLRGALRQLQQETEQNCRRELQQMHGQLAGLRARMASLRQGCGDLRGLVSTFTQSCQGSLSEAQGQVSWALGALSARGAGTQLPEEQQRTPTGCPGRLLELKGNIRVLCRLRPGTPSSLVCSEPGPGGSVTTCYRGRQHRFHLDWVFPPDASQEEVFRELEPAVLSCLRGYSVCIFTYGQTGTGKTYSMEGPPEDPGIAPRALQSLFREMGTGGQHRVTLSMVEIYNEAVRDLLAPGPPERLAVRQGPAGQGGIQVAGLTYWDVPNLETLHQMLSLGRSNRATAATAMNQHSSRSHAMVTLTLRAAFPPRGPGPAGTLHLVDLAGSERAWKAGAAGTARGDSDGAQRLREARTINRSLLALGGVMAALRARRPHVPFRDSQLTRLLQPALGPGATAVLLLQVGGGGGGGLHARLRPLGGRPPVPLPRRSPRGPRTSARLCARSSSPSEWAKWSWGRPGAAGPRAPGRPPRSAPTHHSLEPPVPPRHPPAALQAPAPTAAPARPSCPRRTCPRNPAQGV; encoded by the exons ATGTACGCCTTCTACTCGCTGCTCATCTACATCTTCTACAGCCTCTTCCGCAGGGatggcggggccgcggggcccgCCGACCCCGGGGACCCGGCGCAG AGGGCCCGCAGCAAGCCCGGGGGTCGCCGCCGCCCCGACCAGCCCACGGCAGAACTGTGGACCGAGCTGACCGGCTTGGTCG GCTGCTCTGAGTCTGAGGATGGGCCGGTCGGGGGAGCCGAGGGCCGCGCAACCGAGGTCTCCTTGGAAGAGGCTCTGGTGCGTCTTGCGGAGTTCCTCTCGGCCCAGCTGGGGGCGGAAGAGAGCTGCGGGAATCCTCCAGACGTGACCAAG CCTGGTGATGTTCCCCTACTGTTGACGGTGACCGGTCAGCTTTTGGCCCTCTTGGCATGGATTCGGAGCCCCAGGGGAAggcaggccctgccccaggggaCTCAGTCAGCCTCGGGGGTGCAACCCTCAACTCCCGCTG GGCCCCCATCCCAAGAAGAAAGCCCTTCCCTTTCACCAAGGGGTGAGACCCAGGGGCAACAGTCCCCCCAGTTGGAAGAGGACCAGAGAGCTTGGCAGCGGCTGGAACAGCTCATCCTTGGACAG ctGGAAGAACTGAAGCAGCAGCTAGAactgcaggaggaggagctgggccgGCTGCGCCTGGGAGTG GGGGCGACAGACTCGGAGAAGAGGGTTCAGCACCTTACTCTGGAGAACGAGGccctgaagcagagcctgagccTCACTCGGGACCTCCTGCTGCACTGGGGCCCCGGCCCCCCCACCAGGGCCCCCCAG GATGAGGCAGAGGCACTAGTGGAGCTTCAGGGCCGGCTTCAGGAGGCCCAGGACACCACAGAAGCTCTCCGAGTCCAG CTGGGGGTGCAGGAGGTGCAGCTGCAGGGCCTTCGGGGGGCCCTCCGGCAGCTCCAGCAGGAGACTGAGCAGAACTGCAGAAGGGAGCTGCAGCAGATGCATGGGCAGCTGGCAG GACTCCGGGCACGCATGGCCAGCCTGCGTCAGGGCTGTGGGGACCTCCGAGGATTGGTCAGCACCTTCACGCAGAGCTGTCAGGGTTCGTTGAGCGAGGCCCAGGGCCAG GTATCCTGGGCCCTGGGAGCACTGTCAGCCAGAGGGGCTGGGACTCAGCTCCCTGAGGAGCAGCAGAGGACCCCAACTGGATGCCCAGGGCGACTGCTGGAGCTCAAGG GAAATATCCGTGTGCTGTGTCGGCTGAGGCCAGGAACACCCTCCAGCCTGGTGTGCTCAGAGCCCGGCCCGGGTGGCAGTGTCACCACCTGTTATCGAGGGCGCCAGCATCGCTTCCATCTGGACTGGGTCTTCCCTCCAGATGCCAGCCAGGAGGAG GTCTTCAGGGAGCTGGAGCCGGCTGTGCTGTCCTGCCTTCGAGGCTACAGTGTCTGCATTTTCACCTATGGTCAGACAGGGACTGGGAAGACCTACAGCATGGAG GGCCCACCCGAGGACCCTGGCATAGCTCCTAGGGCGCTGCAGTCATTGTTCCGGGAGATGGGGACCGGAGGTCAGCACCGCGTGACCCTCAGCATGGTGGAGATCTACAACGAGGCTGTCAG GGACCTCCTAGCCCCAGGGCCTCCCGAGCGCCTGGCCGTGAGGCAGGGCCCAGCAGGCCAAGGGGGGATCCAGGTGGCTGGCCTCACCTACTGGGACGTGCCCAACCTGGAGACGCTGCACCAG ATGCTGAGCCTAGGGAGGAGCAACCGGGCCACCGCCGCCACCGCCATGAACCAGCACAGCTCCCGTTCGCACGCGATGGTCACGCTGACGCTGCGCGCGGCGTTCCCACCGCGCGGTCCGGGCCCCGCAG GCACGCTGCACCTGGTGGACCTGGCGGGATCCGAGCGTGCCTGGAAGGCGGGGGCGGCCGGCACGGCGCGGGGAGACTCGGACGGCGCCCAGCGTCTGCGGGAGGCCCGGACCATCAACCGCTCGCTGTTGGCGCTGGGAGGCGTGATGGCTGCGCTGCGGGCCCGCCGGCCACACGTGCCCTTCCGCGATTCGCAGCTCACGCGCCTGCTGCAGCCGGCGCTCGGTCCCGGCGCGACTGCCGTGCTGCTGCTGCAGGTGGGCGGGggcggc GGGGGCGGTCTGCACGCCAGGCTCCGCCCACTCGGGGGCCGCCCACCAGTGCCGCTCCCCCGCAGATCTCCACGCGGCCCGAGGACCTCGGCGAGACTGTGTGCTCGCTCAAGTTCGCCGAGCGAGTGGGCCAAGTggagctggggccggcccggcgcCGCAGGGCCCCGCGCTCCGGGACGCCCTCCTCGCTCAGCACCGACACACCACTCACTGGAACCCCCTGTACCCCCACGCCACCCCCCGGCAGCCCTCCAAGCCCCGGCCCCGACAGCGGCTCCAGCTCGGCCCTCGTGCCCCCGGAGGACCTGCCCTCGTAATcctgcccagggagtctag